In the genome of Anabaena cylindrica PCC 7122, the window CACCCTGCCTGATCCCAACCACAATTTTTAACGCCAACCTACTTATAGTGGTGGTACCAAAACGCTGATAGCCATAGGTATCACACGAAACACAGCCGGAGTATAAGTAGTGATTTCCCCATCTGTATTGATAGGACGTGGTTTACGAGTATAAACCTCAAATTCCTTTCCTTGTATAGCACGGACACTTGGCCAATGTATATGCCTACCTTGACGCATTGCCGGTAGTAAAGGTATTATTTCCCACCAATGTTTAACTTCTAAACTATAAAGATCCAGCCTCTGATCATCTATTGTAGCGTCATGAAATACAGCCATGCCACCACCATAATAGCGACCATTGCCTACAGCAATTTGCACAGTTTTGACGTGAATTGATTGACCATTTATGCGAATTTCTGCACTAAAGGGGCGAGATTTCCAAATTACTTGAAATGCTGCCGCTGCATAAGCAAATATTCCCCAACGGCGTTTAACTTCTGTAGTTAATCGCTGAGTAATTTTTACACTTAATCCCAAACTGGCAGCATTAAAAAAATACTTACCATTTACCCAACCCAAATCAATGTGTTGCAATTGTCCAGCAGCAATAACTTGACAAGCTTCGGGTAAAGAATTGGGAATGCCCAACGTTCTAGCCAAGTCGTTTGCAGTTCCCAAAGGCAAAATTCCTAAAGGTAATTGAGTCTCAACTACAGCATCGACTGCGGCATTAAGAGTACCATCACCACCTCCAACTATTACCAAATCAATTTCATGGTGGTATTGTCTAATAACATCACCCAAATGTGTTGGGTTCTCTGTAGATTCTGGAATCACATTAAAACCAAGTGACTCCAGACAGTGAATAGCTGCCAAGAGGTTTTCTTCCCCTTTACGGGCATGACGATTTACTAATAACAGGGCGCGGGGGCTAATGGGTAGAACCCTTTGCAGTTTATATATCGAATTTTCCACGTTTTTTACCTTGCTTGAATTTCACTGTCAAAGCTTGGTGAGTCTGTGATTTTATTTACTAACAATTCCATTTTCTCTATTTGAACGTTAGTAGTTATCAGTATATTCTTTGTTAGGGAATAATAGCAATTCGTAATTAATAAAGACTGAATTAATTTGTGTCGCTATATTTACATGAATAGGACTTAGGCACAACAGAATGAAAGTAGGGGCAATTAATGAATTATAACTACACTATAATTGGGTTTTTGATTACATCTTTGGTAAGTAATAATGACCAATGATTATTTGACGGTATAAGCCATTAGATTTATCTGTGGAATCAATCCAAAAAACAACCTAAGTTATTGAAAAAAACCCCTATTTTGCGCAACAAAATAGGGGATATTTTTGATGATTGATGTGCTTTGGCTTTAAGAGGATATTTTTACAGTGGTTTGCGATGTATCAAAAACCTCATATCCTCCCCTATGCCAACTTGATCAGGAAAATTTAGAGATTAGAGAGCGATCGCAAAACCAAGTTAAACTTAACCAATATCCTCTAAGAAACAGGTGCATTTGTTTCGGTTGCTAAACTGTGAACTAAAGCAACTGCTTGTGTTAGTGCTTCCTTGCGGTCTACCATCAAATGATGGGGAGGTAATAAGCTCAAAACTCCCAAGTTATCCAACCGTTTCTTAATTTTGCCTGCTGCACCAACAATGATTACTTGACGACCTTTTTCACAAGCTTCTCTAATTGCACTTTCAATAGTCAAGGAAGCTGTAACACCCATCATAGGTACATCACTCAAATCGAGAACGATCACATCACAATCTTTTATGGCGTTATGTTCACGAGAAATAGCCTTAGAAACACCAAATATCATCGCCCCACTTAAGTAAAATAGCAACACGCGGCCATTAGCTGCATCTAATAAACTCTTTTCTTCTGGAGTTAAATCAATAGCATCATCTGCATCACTAATGGCTTTGACTGTCTCCGACTGCATACTAGAAAGACGTTCAATAGTTAAGATGTTGGCAATAAATATACCCACACCCACAGCCACAATTAAGTCTACAAACACAGTCAAGAGTAATACACCATACATGATGATTGAACCCTTGAGAGATACTTTGTGAGAGCGTTTTAAGAAACTCCAGTCGAGAATATCAACCCCTACTTTCAGGGCAATACCAGCTAACACAGCCATCGGAATACTCTGAGTTATCCCCGCAGCACCCAAAACCACAACCAACAGTACCAAAGCACGAGTGAGACCAGATACCGCAGTTTGCGCCCCCGTTTGGATATTAACAACAGTTCCCATTGTTGCCCCAGCACCGGGTAAACCACCACATAAACCAGATACTACGTTAGCGATACCTTGGCCAATTAATTCTTTATCAGATTTATGTTCAGTGCGGGTTAAGCTATCAGCAACCACGGCAGTTAATAGAGTGTCAATACATCCCAACATCCCCAACATTACCCCATCAACTAACATGATAGTGACGTTTGATAACGTGAAAGTTGGCAGTTGAATCTTTGGTAAACCAGTTTCAATTACACCAATGCGTTTTATATCTGCATCTCCAAAAAATACCAAAGAAACCACTGTCACTGCTACTAATGCAATTAACTGAGGTGGGACAATGCGCTTAACTTTCGATGGGGTTAAGAAAATAATTGCCACTGTCATCACACCCAAAATTAAAGCAATGGGGTTGATATTTCCTAATAAATTAGGTAGGTTTTGAACTATTCCTAATACTCCACCTTTAGGGGTTGCTTGCCCCAAGAAAGGCGCAATTTGCAAAATAATCAAAATCACCCCAATTCCTGACATAAAGCCAGAAATTACACTGTAGGGCATGAGGGTTATATATTTCCCTAGCTTAAAGATGCCAAAGATAATTTGAAATATCCCTGCTAACATCACTACGGTAAAAGCCATAGCCAAGCCATTTTCTGGATCGTTGGCTGTAAAGGAACTGATAATACCGGTGATGACTACTGTCATTGGACCAGTAGGTTCAGAAATCAGAGTTGGTGTACCACCAAATAATGCTGCGAAAAAGCCCACACAGACAGCACCATAAAGACCGGCTACAGGGCCAGCACCGGAAGCGACACCGAAGGCTAAAGCTAGTGGTAGAGAAACAATGGCAGCTGTAACACCACCAAAAATATCTCCGCGTAAATTGCGGAAATGAATAGTATTAGTTATTTGCATGGGAGAGAAATGAATGATGAGGGTTGAAAAAAGATTTTTGCTGCTGAATGCTTTTCAGTCGGCTAAACTGCAACACCTGTCTTCAACTTTAAGCACTTGGTCAGCAAGTATGCAACTATGCTCTATTGGCAATAATAATCTTTGGTAACAATGAAAAATTTAGCTACCCTGTTTATTATTAGTTGAAGGTTGAAACTATTAGTGTTGGTTAATTTTGGCAAATGCAAGCGATAAAGTTTGAGCTGTTAAAATTACAACTAAAGAGTTTTTATAAACAGCCTTTGAACTTTGATGTTTTGCTAGATATATTAATGTTGATCTAAAGATATATTCTCAACATTTAAGTTTTATTAAAAAGTGGGTTGTAAAATTCATTTGTAAATGCTCACTCCTCAAGTAGTAATAAATTGATTTGAAATTGCCAAATATAGCAAGCATAATAATATCTGGCTCTTGCATCTCTTTTATGGAGAAAACTAAAAGTATTAAAATTTAATGCCGATAAATTTAAATTATTAAAGTTGAAAACTCTATCCCTGTAAAGGTTTGCAAACTTTTTGATATATGGGAATAAGCATAGGATTACAATCATAATTATCAAATACAAAAGTTTTAGGGATAGTTATGAAATTTAGCGTAGATCAAATCCTCAATCTCCCAGAGATGAAAGTGTTAGATTTTCAAGAACTTGTTGGGGCAGGAATAATTATAACAATAGAGAAAGCTGTCAACTATTCTACTTGTCCAGACTGTGAAAAAACCACCTATAGTATACATCAAAATCATTGGCGGCTAATTCACGATTTATCTTGGAGTGAAAAACCAGTATTGTTAAGAATAAATCGCCGTCAATTCAAATGTAACAAGTGCAAAAAGGTCTTCAGTGAAAAGCTAAATTTTGTAGATAAAAGTAAAGGATATACTAAAAGACTAGCCATAGATATAGTTGCACAAGTATTAGACAGTAATATTCATAGTGTTGCCGAAAGAAATGACTTAAGCGATGAAGAAGTTGAATCAATGTTAAAGGCACAAGTATCACAAATATTAAACATTAATTTAAATCAGGTGAAAAGGTTAGGCATAGATGAGATTGCTTTGGTGAAAGGTCAAGGAAGTTATTTAGCAGTATTAGTAGATTTAGATACTCGTAAACCCATTGAGTTGGTGAAGTCAAGAAGAATAGAAGAAATACGTGAAGTTATTGTCAAATGGGGATCTCAGGTACTTGAACAAATAGTTGAAGTGAGTATGGATCTTTGGTCTCCTTATAAAAGTTTAGTAGAAGAATTAATGCCAAATGCGAATATAACTGCTGATAGATTTCATGTAATGAAACAAGTAAATGATGAATTAGATGCTATGCGTAAATCTGAAAAGAGAGCCGCCATGTCTTTAGATAATAAATCAGAGCGAGACCGAATATTAGCAGGATTAAATAAAAGCAAATATAGCTTAATAAAAAATGAAGATTCTTTAAATGAACAACAAAAAGAAAGATTAAATAATGTTCAAAAAGTTTCCCCTATTCTGGCAAAAATGCACGCCCTAAAAGAAGAATTTCGAGACATATTTGAATCCACTAAGTCTTGGGGCGAAAGCATAATGAATTTATTAGATTGGATGCACGATGGACTTTCTTATTTTCCCAAAAGTATAGGAACAATGATTAGGTGGTTTGGTGAAGTTGTAGGTTATTTTGACGGCAGAACTACTAGTGGTACTGTAGAAGGAATTAATAATAAACTCAAATTAATCAAAAGACTTGGATATGGATTTCGTAACTTTAGCAATTTCAGATTACGTAGTTTATTAAACTGGCACTTTAGTATTAATTCTCCATAAAAGAGACGCAAGAGCCTAATATCTTGCTGGCGCTGTAGTTATAGATGAAGAATTACATGATCAATGAATCAAGATTTTACGGAAAGATAAAACCTAGTTATTCTTGAACACAATCATGCGAAACTATGTAATTTCAGGTTTTTGACCGGAAATTTAGCTTAACTGTTTTGATTAAAAATAGCATACAGCCTTTGCAGGCTAAAAAATTAACCCGAAGGTACGATTTATTAAATAAATATTGAATACCTTATATAAGCTTTTACTTATGTATCATCGAAAATTTGCCTGGTTTCTTCGATGTATAATATTTTGTCTATGAAAATCATTATTTATTCCTTTTGCATTGGGGTGAAAAAATTTTTTTTCGCAGCTGATATTTTTTCCATCCAGTGCTTTACCCGATATCCTAGAAAGAGTAGTGAGCAAATGGAGAGATAGGTGGAATTTTTATCCGATTCCGTCTTATTATCACGGTTGCAATTTGCACTCACAGCAATATTTCATATGCTTTGGCCTGTGCTAACGACAGGAATGGGCATTTACTTAGTCATAATTGAAGGAGTATGGTTAAAAACCCGTAATCCAGATTACTACCTCCATGCCCGTTTTTGGTCTAAATTCTACGTTCTCAACTTCGGTATTGGTGTGGCTACTGGTATCCCCATGGAGTTTCAATTTGGGACGAATTGGGCCCCATTCTCAG includes:
- a CDS encoding lipid kinase, whose protein sequence is MSPRALLLVNRHARKGEENLLAAIHCLESLGFNVIPESTENPTHLGDVIRQYHHEIDLVIVGGGDGTLNAAVDAVVETQLPLGILPLGTANDLARTLGIPNSLPEACQVIAAGQLQHIDLGWVNGKYFFNAASLGLSVKITQRLTTEVKRRWGIFAYAAAAFQVIWKSRPFSAEIRINGQSIHVKTVQIAVGNGRYYGGGMAVFHDATIDDQRLDLYSLEVKHWWEIIPLLPAMRQGRHIHWPSVRAIQGKEFEVYTRKPRPINTDGEITTYTPAVFRVIPMAISVLVPPL
- a CDS encoding SulP family inorganic anion transporter, translated to MQITNTIHFRNLRGDIFGGVTAAIVSLPLALAFGVASGAGPVAGLYGAVCVGFFAALFGGTPTLISEPTGPMTVVITGIISSFTANDPENGLAMAFTVVMLAGIFQIIFGIFKLGKYITLMPYSVISGFMSGIGVILIILQIAPFLGQATPKGGVLGIVQNLPNLLGNINPIALILGVMTVAIIFLTPSKVKRIVPPQLIALVAVTVVSLVFFGDADIKRIGVIETGLPKIQLPTFTLSNVTIMLVDGVMLGMLGCIDTLLTAVVADSLTRTEHKSDKELIGQGIANVVSGLCGGLPGAGATMGTVVNIQTGAQTAVSGLTRALVLLVVVLGAAGITQSIPMAVLAGIALKVGVDILDWSFLKRSHKVSLKGSIIMYGVLLLTVFVDLIVAVGVGIFIANILTIERLSSMQSETVKAISDADDAIDLTPEEKSLLDAANGRVLLFYLSGAMIFGVSKAISREHNAIKDCDVIVLDLSDVPMMGVTASLTIESAIREACEKGRQVIIVGAAGKIKKRLDNLGVLSLLPPHHLMVDRKEALTQAVALVHSLATETNAPVS
- a CDS encoding ISL3 family transposase translates to MKFSVDQILNLPEMKVLDFQELVGAGIIITIEKAVNYSTCPDCEKTTYSIHQNHWRLIHDLSWSEKPVLLRINRRQFKCNKCKKVFSEKLNFVDKSKGYTKRLAIDIVAQVLDSNIHSVAERNDLSDEEVESMLKAQVSQILNINLNQVKRLGIDEIALVKGQGSYLAVLVDLDTRKPIELVKSRRIEEIREVIVKWGSQVLEQIVEVSMDLWSPYKSLVEELMPNANITADRFHVMKQVNDELDAMRKSEKRAAMSLDNKSERDRILAGLNKSKYSLIKNEDSLNEQQKERLNNVQKVSPILAKMHALKEEFRDIFESTKSWGESIMNLLDWMHDGLSYFPKSIGTMIRWFGEVVGYFDGRTTSGTVEGINNKLKLIKRLGYGFRNFSNFRLRSLLNWHFSINSP